A stretch of DNA from bacterium:
CCCGAGATTATTTCCGCGCCATGTCTTCCCCCTCTTTCCTTTCAAAACAGCATACCGATGAAGATACCCTCCCCTGCACCACGCGTTCTGGCTACCGGCCTAATTGGCGTTTTGCTGCTTCTATGTGCCGGTTGCACCTCTAAAGATTCGGCGCCGCCTTCGCGCAAAGGCTCTGGGATGAAATTCCCGGTGGAAGTTGCCACGGTTGCTACCCACGCCGGAGATCTTGCGGTGCATGCGGTGGGTTCGCTGGAGGCCTTCGAAACCGTGCAGGTGACCGCACGGGTGACGGGCGCGGTGCAGAAGGTCCGCTTCCGGGAAGGCGAGAACGTGCGAGCGGGAGAGCCACTGGTGGAGATCGAACCGGAACGGTTTGATCTGGCCGTCAAGTCCGCCGAAGCCGTCTATGAACGGGCCAAGGCCGGACGCCGCGAAGCCTTGGCGGGACTGGCGCGGCGGGAAGATATTCAGGGCAAGAATCCGGGGTTTGTCAGTCCGGAGGATTTGGATAATTGGCAAACCAAGGCGATGTCGGCCAGAGCAGATTCGATTGAAGCCGCCGCCGCACTGGAATTGGCCAAACTGAACAAACGCGATGCCTATGTTCCGGCGCCGGTGTCGGGCATCATTCAAAGCCGCACTGTCCGCACAGGAGACTATATTCTGGCAGGCACCTTGATTGCCACCATGCTGCGCCGCGATCCGCTGCTGTTGCGATTTTCGGTTCCGGATCAGGAAGCCCAGCGGTTGCGCCCGGGCCTGAATGTGACGTTCAGAGTCCGTGGTGAAACGCAAGAGTATAAAGCCAAAATCACCGCCGTGACGGAGTCGGCGGACCCGGTGACACGGATGGTGAGTGTCGTCGCGGAGGTGAATGATCCGCAAAAAGAGGAGCTTAGGCCCGGCGCATTTGCCGAAGTGACCGTGCTGCTCGGCGATTCGCAGAGTCTGCCGGTGATTCCGCAGCTTTCGATCCGCCCCAGCGAAAAAGGATTCTTAGCGTATGTTGTGCAGGACAGCGTGGCCAAAGAGCGCGTGCTGACCCTTGGATTGCAATCGTCCGACGGTTTTGTGGAAGTGACCAATGGGCTGAAGAGCGGCGAACTGGTGGTGGTGCGTGGCGCGGAGGCGCTGCGGGATGGCGCGGGGGTGCGCGTGATTTCGCCCAGTGATTCGACCGGCGGCAAGGGCAAGGCAGGGAAGAAAGCATGAATCTGACCGAAACATGCGTTCGCAAGCCTGTGCTGGCGTGGATGCTGATGGCAGGAACGATTGTCTTCGGCCTGGTGGCACTTTCGCGGATCGGCATCAGTCAATTTCCCGACGTGGACTTCCCGACCATCAACGTGCGCATCACGTGGGAAGGCGCCGCGCCTGAAGTCGTCGAGAATGACGTGGTGGAAATTGTCGAAGAGGCTTTGGCGCAGGTGGAAGGCGTCAAGTCCATTACGTCCACCTCGCGGCAAGGAAGCGCTAACGTGACCATCGAACTCGATCTGGCGCGCGACGTGGACGTGGCTCTGCAGGATGTTCAAACCAAGATTTCGCAGGCGCAGCGGCGGCTGCCGAAAGACGTCGATCCGCCGGTGGTGTCCAAGTCCAATCCGGAAGATGAACCGATCATGCGCATCGGTCTGTCCGGACCGTTCCCCAACCAGCTCTTGAGCGACATTGCGCGCTACCGGGTGAGCGAGAAGTTGCAGACGATTCCGGGCGTGGGCGAAATTTCCATGGACGGCTGGCTGGACCGCAATATCCGGATCTGGATCGATGCGGCCAAGCTGGACGCCAAGGGTCTGACCGTAGCCGACGTTGTCGGCGCATTGCAGCGCGAGCACGTAGAACTACCCGCGGGGCGGCTGGAATCTACCGGGCGGGAAGTCAGTGTGCGTGTGATGGGTGAGGCGCTGGATCTGGATGCGTTGCGCAGCATTGTGGTGCGCAATACGCCCGGCGGGCCGATCTACCTGAAAGACGCAGCCATCGTGGAAGATGGCTTTGAAGATATGCGGCGCATGACGCGTGTGGACGGGCAGAACGCCACGGGATTGTCCATCAAAAAGCAGCGCGGGGCCAACGCCGTGGCCGTAGCTCAGGCCGTGCGCAAGCAGATGACGGAGATTCAGAAGACGCTGCCCGAAGGCATGACGCTGGGCGTCAATTTCGATACCACGCAGTTTATCGAAGAGTCTGTGCGCGAGATCGAGTTGGAACTGGTGCTGTCGATTCTGCTCACGGCGCTGGTCTGCTGGCTGTTTTTGGGATCGATATCCAACGCGCTGAATGTGGTGCTGGCGATTCCCATGTCGCTCTTCGGCACGATTGCCGTGATCTATTTCCTCGGGTTTACGCTGAACACCTTTACCCTTCTGGCCTTGGCGCTTGCCGTGGGAATTGTGGTGGATGATGCGATCATGGTGCTGGAGAATATTGTGCGCCATGCGGAGATGGGCAAGGACCGGCGGCGCGCCGCCCTTGAAGGCACGAAGGAGATCACCTTCTCCGCCTTCTCCGCCACCCTGGCCGTGATTGCGATTTTTATTCCCGTGGTGTTCATGCAGGGCATCATCGGGCGGTTCTTTCTGCAGTTCGGCATTACGCTGTGCGTGGCCATTGTCCTTTCTTATATCGAGGCGGTGACGCTGGCTCCCGCGCGGTGTTCGCAGATTCTGGACATCTCCCGTGAGAAGCGCAACCGGCTGGGCCGCTGGGTGGATGATCTTTTCAACCGCTTTTCCGGCAAGTACAAGGGACTGCTGGGCAAGGGATTGCGCCGTCCGGGAACGATCCTGGCAGGTGCGGCAGTGATTTTTGCCGGCAGCATGTTTGTGCTGAAGGCGCTGCCCAGTGAATTTGTACCGTCGCAGGACCAGAGCCGGATTATTGTGCGCGTGCAGACGGCGGTCAGTTCGGACATCAACGAGACCGATCAATTGTTCCGCAAAATCGAAGCCATCATTCTGAAACAGCCGGAAGTCGTACACGCGTTTTCGATGATCGGCATGGGCGGAAGCGGCGTCAGTGGCGGCATGGTGGCGGCGACACTGGTCCCACCGGGACAGAGAAAGATGTCGCAGAGCGAATTTTCCGCCATGCTCCGCAAGAATTTGAACAGTATTCCCGGCGTGCGGGCGGTGATTGTAGACCTCTCGCAGCAGGGCTTTGCCGCCCAGCGGGGATTTCCCATTGAATTCTCGATTCGCGGTTCCGACTGGAATACGCTGGAAGACTTGAGCGGCGATGTGACGTCCAAACTCTCGGCCAGCGGTCTTGCCGTGGACGTGGACACGGATTACCGTATCGGTGTGCCGGAACTGCGGATTATTCCCGACCG
This window harbors:
- a CDS encoding efflux RND transporter periplasmic adaptor subunit, translating into MKFPVEVATVATHAGDLAVHAVGSLEAFETVQVTARVTGAVQKVRFREGENVRAGEPLVEIEPERFDLAVKSAEAVYERAKAGRREALAGLARREDIQGKNPGFVSPEDLDNWQTKAMSARADSIEAAAALELAKLNKRDAYVPAPVSGIIQSRTVRTGDYILAGTLIATMLRRDPLLLRFSVPDQEAQRLRPGLNVTFRVRGETQEYKAKITAVTESADPVTRMVSVVAEVNDPQKEELRPGAFAEVTVLLGDSQSLPVIPQLSIRPSEKGFLAYVVQDSVAKERVLTLGLQSSDGFVEVTNGLKSGELVVVRGAEALRDGAGVRVISPSDSTGGKGKAGKKA
- a CDS encoding efflux RND transporter permease subunit translates to MNLTETCVRKPVLAWMLMAGTIVFGLVALSRIGISQFPDVDFPTINVRITWEGAAPEVVENDVVEIVEEALAQVEGVKSITSTSRQGSANVTIELDLARDVDVALQDVQTKISQAQRRLPKDVDPPVVSKSNPEDEPIMRIGLSGPFPNQLLSDIARYRVSEKLQTIPGVGEISMDGWLDRNIRIWIDAAKLDAKGLTVADVVGALQREHVELPAGRLESTGREVSVRVMGEALDLDALRSIVVRNTPGGPIYLKDAAIVEDGFEDMRRMTRVDGQNATGLSIKKQRGANAVAVAQAVRKQMTEIQKTLPEGMTLGVNFDTTQFIEESVREIELELVLSILLTALVCWLFLGSISNALNVVLAIPMSLFGTIAVIYFLGFTLNTFTLLALALAVGIVVDDAIMVLENIVRHAEMGKDRRRAALEGTKEITFSAFSATLAVIAIFIPVVFMQGIIGRFFLQFGITLCVAIVLSYIEAVTLAPARCSQILDISREKRNRLGRWVDDLFNRFSGKYKGLLGKGLRRPGTILAGAAVIFAGSMFVLKALPSEFVPSQDQSRIIVRVQTAVSSDINETDQLFRKIEAIILKQPEVVHAFSMIGMGGSGVSGGMVAATLVPPGQRKMSQSEFSAMLRKNLNSIPGVRAVIVDLSQQGFAAQRGFPIEFSIRGSDWNTLEDLSGDVTSKLSASGLAVDVDTDYRIGVPELRIIPDRARCADLGVSVEDVATSVNTLIGGERVGKYSSGGRRVDVRMRLMADQRKRPEDISFLRVRTRSGDLVPLSSLVTYQELPALQGITRRDRERAISVFANVAPGHSQEEAIRYVEGMTKELPTGYRIVLGGSSVAFKESMSSLLFALMLGIMIAYMVLASQFNSFSHPVTILTILPLSVVGAAAALLITGKTLNIFSMIGLLLLMGIVKKNSIILVDYANQNRGLGLDPHDAMLKAGPTRLRPILMTSIATLMAAIPPALGIGPGTEIRSPMAIAVIGGVFVSTTLSLLVVPAFYVKLSGWIAALSRSKHEHPRAASSEVIPEEADVIS